A window of the Blattabacterium cuenoti genome harbors these coding sequences:
- the rpe gene encoding ribulose-phosphate 3-epimerase has protein sequence MVKYEKRIIAPSLLSANLSFLYKEIKMLNESKADWIHVDIMDSSFVSNISFGFLFVKHVKKYVSKPIDVHLMISDPYPYIKQLVEYGADHIHIHYETCINLNRTITYIKNYGIKVGVAINPHTPVLLLKEIINDIDFVLLMSVNPGFSGQKFIKNTYSKIEDAKNLIISKRSSALIEIDGGVDLENSFFLFKNGANILVSGSTIFTDSNPKEVISKLKYS, from the coding sequence ATGGTTAAATATGAAAAAAGAATTATAGCTCCATCTTTATTGTCAGCAAATTTATCTTTTTTATATAAAGAGATAAAGATGTTAAATGAAAGTAAAGCCGACTGGATACATGTTGATATTATGGATTCATCTTTTGTTTCCAACATATCATTTGGTTTTTTATTTGTTAAACATGTAAAAAAATATGTATCTAAACCTATAGATGTTCATCTAATGATATCAGATCCATATCCTTATATAAAACAACTTGTAGAATATGGAGCAGATCATATACATATTCATTATGAAACATGTATTAACTTAAATAGAACTATTACTTATATAAAAAATTATGGAATTAAAGTTGGTGTAGCTATTAATCCTCATACACCAGTGTTATTACTGAAAGAAATTATTAATGATATAGATTTTGTATTATTAATGAGTGTAAATCCTGGATTTAGTGGGCAAAAATTTATAAAAAATACATATTCTAAAATAGAAGATGCAAAGAATTTAATTATAAGTAAAAGATCGTCTGCTTTGATAGAAATAGATGGAGGAGTTGATCTAGAAAATTCATTTTTTTTATTTAAAAACGGAGCTAATATATTGGTGTCTGGATCAACTATTTTTACCGATTCCAATCCAAAAGAGGTTATTAGTAAGTTAAAATATTCTTGA